One window from the genome of Pseudonocardia hierapolitana encodes:
- a CDS encoding glucosyl-3-phosphoglycerate synthase, with the protein MDPVIEEWFARRTWQEPCWSVEELVAAKQGRRVSVVLPALDEEATVGAIVAAIVPLTSGPAPLVDELVVVDSGSTDRTVEVAAAAGARVVLRTDVLPELPPVPGKGEVLWRSLAATSGDVVCYLDSDLVDFDPGFVPALLGPLLTERGVALVKGFYRRPLRLETTVADTGGGRVTELLVRPLLAALRPELAGIVQPLGGEYAGTRELLESVPFAPGYGVEIGLLLDAYARLGLDGLGQVNLGVRKHRNRSLLQLGVMARQILSAALARCDVPDAGAALTQFVQVEGEWLPSTTAIGVADRPPMSQVCAPRRESATYLDGPAPR; encoded by the coding sequence GTGGATCCCGTCATCGAGGAGTGGTTCGCCCGGCGGACGTGGCAGGAGCCCTGCTGGAGCGTCGAGGAGCTGGTCGCGGCGAAGCAGGGGCGGCGGGTTTCGGTGGTGCTGCCGGCCCTGGACGAGGAGGCCACGGTCGGTGCGATCGTGGCCGCGATCGTGCCCCTGACCAGCGGGCCCGCCCCGCTCGTCGACGAGCTGGTGGTCGTGGACTCCGGCTCGACCGACCGCACGGTGGAGGTGGCCGCTGCGGCGGGTGCGCGGGTGGTGCTGCGCACGGACGTGCTGCCCGAGCTCCCCCCGGTGCCGGGCAAGGGGGAGGTGCTGTGGCGCTCGCTCGCGGCCACCAGCGGCGACGTGGTCTGCTACCTCGATTCCGACCTCGTCGACTTCGACCCCGGTTTCGTGCCGGCGCTGCTCGGCCCGTTGCTCACCGAACGCGGCGTGGCGCTGGTGAAGGGCTTCTACCGGCGGCCGCTGCGCCTGGAGACCACGGTGGCCGACACCGGCGGCGGGCGCGTCACGGAGCTGCTCGTGCGCCCGTTGCTCGCCGCGCTGCGGCCCGAGCTCGCCGGGATCGTGCAGCCGCTCGGCGGCGAGTACGCCGGCACCCGGGAGCTGCTGGAGTCGGTGCCCTTCGCGCCCGGTTACGGGGTGGAGATCGGGCTGCTGCTCGACGCGTACGCCCGGCTCGGCCTGGACGGGCTCGGCCAGGTCAACCTCGGCGTGCGCAAGCACCGCAACCGGTCGCTGCTGCAGCTGGGGGTGATGGCGCGCCAGATCCTCTCCGCGGCGCTCGCCCGCTGCGACGTACCCGACGCGGGTGCGGCGCTCACCCAGTTCGTGCAGGTGGAGGGGGAATGGTTGCCGTCGACCACGGCGATCGGCGTCGCCGATCGCCCCCCTATGAGCCAGGTATGCGCCCCCC
- the folP gene encoding dihydropteroate synthase, protein MPPVRLGARTYDDSARLVMGIVNATPDSFYDRGRAYALAPALEQVAQMVADGADVIDVGGVKAGLGPEVTPVEEIARVEALVGCVREKHPDVAISVDTWRAEVARAVLPAGADLVNDAWGSHDPQLAEVAAEFGASLVCTHTGGLTPRTYTRRVRYPDLVGDVTRFLESLAERAIAAGVSPDRVVLDPGHDFNKNTWHSLELTRRLDELVRLGRPVLVAPSNKDFVGETLDLPVGERIEGTMATVAVCAWQGARIFRVHEVRQARRTVDMVTSIIGDRPPARVVRTLP, encoded by the coding sequence ATGCCCCCGGTGCGCCTCGGCGCCCGCACCTACGACGACTCGGCCCGGCTCGTCATGGGCATCGTCAACGCCACGCCCGACTCGTTCTACGACCGGGGGCGTGCGTACGCACTGGCGCCGGCGCTGGAGCAGGTGGCGCAGATGGTGGCCGACGGTGCGGACGTCATCGACGTCGGCGGGGTGAAGGCCGGCCTCGGCCCCGAGGTCACCCCCGTCGAGGAGATCGCCCGCGTCGAGGCGCTCGTGGGATGCGTCCGGGAGAAGCACCCGGACGTCGCGATCAGCGTCGACACGTGGCGCGCCGAGGTGGCCCGGGCCGTGCTGCCCGCGGGGGCGGACCTCGTGAACGACGCGTGGGGCAGCCACGACCCGCAGCTCGCCGAGGTGGCCGCGGAGTTCGGGGCGAGCCTGGTGTGCACCCACACCGGCGGGCTCACCCCGCGCACCTACACCCGCCGGGTTCGGTACCCGGACCTCGTCGGCGACGTCACCCGGTTCCTCGAGTCGCTCGCCGAGCGGGCGATCGCCGCCGGTGTGTCGCCCGATCGGGTCGTGCTGGACCCCGGGCACGACTTCAACAAGAACACCTGGCACTCGCTCGAGCTCACCCGGCGCCTCGACGAGCTCGTGCGGCTGGGCAGGCCGGTGCTGGTCGCACCCTCCAACAAGGACTTCGTCGGCGAGACGCTGGACCTGCCGGTGGGCGAGCGCATCGAGGGCACGATGGCCACCGTCGCCGTCTGCGCGTGGCAAGGTGCGCGCATCTTCCGGGTACACGAGGTCCGGCAGGCGCGCCGGACGGTGGACATGGTGACGTCGATCATCGGTGATCGCCCTCCCGCACGCGTTGTGAGGACCCTTCCGTGA